In one window of Armatimonadota bacterium DNA:
- a CDS encoding amidohydrolase family protein: MAIDVHIHTHGTEDGVKVLEAMDRVGLERAVLLGVPPHLSGEAAKSERPHTAVIDTLAKLVKADPERLLGFAWIEPTLPDAQQAVDYALDKQGLRGVKMIPNKWYPADERAQACYAKINEYGRPMLFHTGILWGTSDTSQYCRPAFYEIMFHYPRIRFAMAHMSWPWTDECMAVMAKFKANQTGEWTSYIEITSGAPPMWKVDALRKALGYLGDEHIMFGSDARLPEGAEYAAWRLREDEEMLREAGASGETIERVLSTNALTWLGIQ, encoded by the coding sequence ATGGCGATCGATGTCCACATTCACACCCACGGCACAGAAGACGGCGTGAAGGTACTCGAAGCGATGGACCGGGTCGGGCTCGAACGAGCCGTGTTGCTTGGTGTGCCGCCGCACTTGTCGGGAGAAGCTGCGAAGTCAGAGCGACCGCATACGGCGGTGATCGACACGCTCGCGAAGCTGGTCAAGGCGGATCCGGAGCGGTTGCTCGGATTCGCGTGGATCGAGCCGACGCTGCCCGATGCCCAGCAGGCCGTGGATTACGCGCTGGACAAGCAGGGGCTGCGCGGCGTCAAGATGATCCCGAACAAGTGGTACCCGGCGGATGAGCGGGCGCAGGCCTGCTACGCCAAGATCAACGAGTACGGCAGGCCCATGCTGTTCCACACCGGGATCCTCTGGGGCACGAGCGATACGTCCCAATACTGCCGGCCGGCGTTCTACGAGATCATGTTCCACTACCCGAGGATTCGCTTTGCGATGGCGCACATGAGCTGGCCGTGGACGGACGAGTGCATGGCGGTGATGGCGAAGTTCAAAGCAAATCAGACTGGAGAGTGGACGAGCTACATCGAGATCACGAGTGGAGCGCCGCCGATGTGGAAGGTGGACGCGCTGCGCAAGGCGCTGGGGTATCTCGGCGATGAGCACATCATGTTCGGCAGCGATGCGCGCCTGCCGGAGGGGGCAGAGTACGCTGCATGGCGGCTGCGAGAAGACGAGGAGATGCTGCGCGAGGCCGGCGCGTCCGGGGAGACCATCGAGCGCGTGTTGAGCACGAATGCGTTGACATGGTTGGGCATCCAGTGA